The sequence below is a genomic window from Nitrososphaerota archaeon.
CCTTCACTTGATGAATAATTGTGCATGCCGGGCATCTTCAAAGCCTTCATCATAGCGTCAAGGACAAACTTTGGAGGAGGCAGATCAGGATCGCCAATACCAAAGGAAATAATTTCTTCTCCCCCACTCTGTTTTTCAGCTATAACCTTCTCCATCTCTGCAAAGGGGTATGGAGGGAGAGCGCTGAGCCTTCGTGAATAGTTCATTTAAGGAGCCTCGCAGGTATCTTCTGCCTAGTAATAAAGTCGGATACGGTTTCCCTTTCCCTGATAACCTCCGCATTCCCATCTTCGACCAGAACTTCTGCCGCTCTTGGTCTGCTGTTGTACTGGCTGCTCATAGCAAACCCATAAGCTCCAGCGTTAAGGATCGCAAGAACATCTCCTTCTCTAATTTCGGGCATCTCTCTATCCTCAGCAATGATATCTGTATTCTCGCATATCTGCCCGCAGATGTTTACTTTTTGATTTGCTTTCGAGTTTAATCTGTTAGCAACAAATACCTGATGGTATGCCTTGTAGAGTGCGGGTCTAAGAAGAGTATTCATCCCTACATCTGTCCCTACATAGGTTCTTGCTCCACGCTTTATGTGATGAACTCTAGCCAGCAATATGGTCGAGTCCCCTACGACGTACCTTCCTGGCTCTATCATCAGCTCGGGCTCTCCAAGATTATAGTCTTCAATCCCTCTTCTGAATGCTTGGCAGACTTCTCTGCCTACGGCCCTGATGTCAAGATCTTCTTCTCCCGGCTGATAGGATATGCCAAAGCCCCCTCCGACATTGAAAAAGTCGAATTCTATGCCAACTTTATTCTTGATCAGCCCTGCAATCTGAATCAGTTTCTCGGTGATCTCCCTAAAGTAGTCTACATCCATGACGCAGGAGCCTGTCATCATGTGTATGCCGAAGTTCTTCACTCCAGCCTTCTTGGCTGCAGAATAGCCTCTTACTGCA
It includes:
- the lysA gene encoding diaminopimelate decarboxylase; translation: MQAPLENTKGILHIGGANTIELAERFGTPLYVTDEGRIRDNIRRLFKAFKPNYANFKLKYAIKANNNLSVLRIIRSGGAGADASCSEEIQLAKMAGFSAHDISYTGNYNSNDELRFAYDSGVIINLDDADTLAKLLKFGVPETISFRINPGVGKGKYSGLVFGGGKTKFGITVEDAVRGYSAAKKAGVKNFGIHMMTGSCVMDVDYFREITEKLIQIAGLIKNKVGIEFDFFNVGGGFGISYQPGEEDLDIRAVGREVCQAFRRGIEDYNLGEPELMIEPGRYVVGDSTILLARVHHIKRGARTYVGTDVGMNTLLRPALYKAYHQVFVANRLNSKANQKVNICGQICENTDIIAEDREMPEIREGDVLAILNAGAYGFAMSSQYNSRPRAAEVLVEDGNAEVIRERETVSDFITRQKIPARLLK